A genome region from Armatimonadota bacterium includes the following:
- a CDS encoding FAD-linked oxidase C-terminal domain-containing protein, whose protein sequence is MRESILRKLQEISGSKYVLTAPEDLVCYGYDAQHVEHCPEAIVRAGSAEEVCAILHLANEEGLHVTPRGAGTGLSGGSVPAAGGLVLDLGRMNRIIEIDQSNLLATVEPGVITADLASAVEAVGLMYPPDPGSIKVSTLGGNVAENAGGLRAIKYGVTADYIKVIEGATPTGEFFKAGAVTMKSVAGYDLVHLLCGSEGTLAVFTKLTFKLLPLPKARRSMVGLFSQLTQAAETVSAIISAGIMPATLEIMDNVTIRTVEEFKKIGLPIDAGAMLLLEVDGASAQVAEEADKAASIMTSHNASEVQVASTHAERDRVWEARRSALAALARVRPTAILEDATVPRSQLADMVSEINRIADKYSLTIGTFGHAGDGNLHPTILTDQRDKEEMARVEKAIEEIFNAALQLGGTVSGEHGIGFAKSRYLAREVGPGTLGMMRTIKSALDPKGILNPGKIFTDQTT, encoded by the coding sequence ATGCGCGAATCCATATTGCGTAAATTACAAGAAATATCAGGGTCTAAGTATGTGCTTACTGCTCCAGAGGACTTGGTGTGCTACGGCTATGATGCCCAACACGTTGAGCATTGCCCAGAAGCAATCGTAAGAGCTGGCAGTGCTGAAGAAGTCTGCGCAATTCTTCACTTGGCAAACGAGGAAGGGTTGCATGTTACACCCCGTGGTGCTGGCACTGGGTTAAGTGGCGGCTCTGTTCCAGCTGCTGGCGGGCTTGTACTTGATCTAGGACGCATGAACCGAATCATAGAGATTGACCAATCAAATCTGCTCGCGACGGTTGAGCCAGGCGTTATCACCGCCGATCTTGCATCCGCAGTAGAGGCAGTTGGTCTCATGTATCCTCCTGACCCAGGAAGCATCAAAGTTTCGACTTTGGGTGGCAACGTAGCTGAGAATGCCGGTGGCCTTCGAGCAATCAAATATGGAGTAACAGCAGACTATATTAAGGTAATTGAAGGTGCAACCCCAACAGGTGAGTTTTTCAAAGCCGGGGCCGTCACCATGAAATCAGTAGCTGGTTATGACTTAGTGCATCTGTTATGTGGCTCTGAAGGCACACTGGCGGTGTTCACAAAGCTTACCTTTAAGCTCCTTCCTTTACCAAAGGCACGCCGCTCCATGGTTGGTCTTTTCTCACAGCTAACTCAAGCAGCAGAGACGGTATCAGCTATTATTAGCGCAGGGATTATGCCTGCCACGCTGGAGATAATGGATAATGTGACCATTCGCACTGTAGAGGAGTTCAAGAAAATTGGCCTTCCAATTGATGCAGGCGCTATGCTTTTGCTGGAAGTTGACGGCGCATCTGCCCAAGTTGCCGAGGAAGCAGATAAGGCAGCCAGCATAATGACATCTCATAACGCTTCAGAAGTTCAAGTAGCCTCAACCCATGCGGAGCGGGACAGGGTTTGGGAAGCAAGGCGTTCGGCCCTTGCCGCATTGGCTCGAGTTCGCCCTACCGCTATTCTTGAAGATGCCACTGTGCCAAGAAGCCAACTTGCCGACATGGTTAGCGAAATTAATCGTATTGCAGATAAATATTCACTTACGATTGGAACATTTGGACATGCGGGAGATGGCAACCTTCATCCAACAATCCTGACTGACCAGCGAGATAAAGAGGAAATGGCGCGTGTCGAGAAAGCCATCGAAGAGATATTCAATGCGGCTCTGCAGCTTGGCGGGACTGTCTCTGGCGAGCACGGAATTGGATTTGCTAAATCAAGATATTTAGCTCGCGAAGTTGGCCCAGGTACTTTAGGTATGATGCGCACCATTAAATCTGCCCTAGACCCAAAAGGGATTCTCAACCCCGGAAAGATATTTACTGACCAAACGACATAA
- a CDS encoding quinate 5-dehydrogenase, with protein MKRIVSVSLGSPKGDKTVRTTLLGEEFEIARIGTNGDFKRFAELMRELDGKVDAIGLGGIDRYLYAGKRRYTIRDADKLARLAIKTPVVDGSGIKNTLERETIEWLQREGIVDFQTKKVLLVCGVDRFGMAESLWRLTRPKGQVIYGDLLFNVGVPIPITSWGMLKILGLIFLPLICRLPFKWLYPIGEQQEKNTPRHEKYFRWADVVAGDFKIIKRFMPTPESGAMTGKVVITNTLTQSDIDNMKACKVKMLVTSTREFDGRTFATNVVEGILVALSGKRPEEMTEQDYIELLRKLDWQPTVRILND; from the coding sequence ATGAAGCGCATCGTCAGCGTGAGCCTGGGCTCGCCGAAGGGAGATAAAACAGTTAGGACTACTCTTCTGGGCGAAGAGTTCGAGATAGCCAGGATTGGGACAAATGGCGACTTCAAGCGATTTGCCGAGTTAATGCGCGAATTAGACGGGAAAGTAGACGCAATTGGACTTGGCGGCATAGACCGGTATCTTTATGCTGGAAAACGACGGTATACAATCCGAGATGCAGATAAATTAGCACGCTTAGCCATTAAAACCCCAGTTGTTGATGGTAGTGGCATCAAAAACACACTTGAGCGCGAGACTATTGAATGGCTCCAGCGCGAGGGAATCGTGGACTTCCAAACCAAGAAAGTCTTGCTAGTCTGCGGAGTGGACCGCTTTGGCATGGCAGAATCACTTTGGCGATTAACACGACCCAAAGGCCAAGTTATCTACGGCGATTTGCTGTTCAATGTTGGGGTGCCAATACCAATAACTTCATGGGGCATGCTAAAAATACTGGGACTGATTTTCCTGCCGCTAATCTGCAGGCTACCGTTCAAGTGGCTCTATCCAATCGGCGAGCAACAGGAGAAGAATACGCCCAGACACGAGAAGTACTTCCGCTGGGCAGATGTCGTGGCAGGCGACTTCAAAATAATAAAGAGGTTTATGCCCACACCTGAATCCGGAGCTATGACTGGTAAGGTAGTTATTACAAATACACTTACCCAATCCGACATTGACAACATGAAAGCCTGCAAAGTCAAAATGCTGGTTACATCTACTCGGGAGTTCGATGGAAGAACATTTGCAACAAATGTCGTCGAGGGAATCCTTGTAGCACTATCAGGTAAGCGGCCAGAAGAAATGACGGAACAGGACTATATTGAACTTCTGAGAAAACTTGACTGGCAACCAACGGTGAGAATACTCAATGATTAA
- a CDS encoding Lrp/AsnC family transcriptional regulator, with the protein MNEKQKSIVRVFNNGLPVEKEPFKTVSEAIGITEEELLSQLKAWKSDGTIRRFGALVRHHQAGFQANAMGVWNVPDTLVESFAGIATRYREVSHCYQRPRLPDFPYNIYTMIHGRTEEDCEKIAQAISEETRVEDYILLYTIAEFKKSSPCFSWKTRS; encoded by the coding sequence ATGAACGAGAAACAAAAAAGTATAGTGCGTGTCTTTAATAATGGCTTGCCGGTTGAGAAGGAACCATTCAAAACGGTATCAGAAGCCATTGGTATTACCGAAGAGGAACTCCTTTCTCAGCTTAAAGCATGGAAATCCGATGGGACTATTCGCCGCTTTGGCGCCTTGGTCAGACATCATCAGGCAGGCTTCCAAGCTAATGCAATGGGCGTGTGGAATGTACCGGATACTTTAGTAGAAAGCTTTGCTGGTATTGCAACAAGGTATCGTGAGGTAAGTCACTGCTACCAACGCCCTAGGCTTCCTGATTTTCCCTACAACATATATACTATGATTCACGGGCGAACAGAGGAAGATTGCGAGAAGATTGCACAAGCCATTTCCGAGGAAACTAGAGTGGAAGACTATATACTGCTCTACACAATCGCCGAGTTCAAGAAGTCAAGCCCTTGTTTTTCCTGGAAAACTAGGAGTTAA
- a CDS encoding AsnC family transcriptional regulator translates to MDDLDKQILNIIQTDFPLASRPYQIIAERLGTTESEILSRVRQLIESGVIRKIGPVFDSRKLGYESTLVAMKVPENRLLEVANIVNEFPQVTHNYGRRHKYNLWFTLACQNSSEIDNILSQIRAKTGISDICLLPAERMFKIDVNFRF, encoded by the coding sequence GTGGACGACCTGGATAAACAGATTTTGAACATTATTCAAACAGACTTTCCTCTTGCATCTCGGCCATATCAAATAATTGCAGAGCGCTTGGGGACTACCGAATCGGAAATCCTCTCACGTGTTAGGCAACTTATCGAATCTGGTGTTATCCGCAAGATTGGACCGGTGTTTGATTCTCGTAAGCTTGGCTATGAAAGCACCCTTGTAGCAATGAAAGTTCCAGAAAATCGCCTTTTGGAAGTTGCGAACATTGTGAACGAGTTTCCCCAGGTGACACACAATTATGGCAGGAGACACAAATATAATCTGTGGTTTACATTGGCATGCCAAAATTCATCTGAGATAGACAATATCTTATCCCAAATCAGAGCCAAAACAGGCATATCGGATATATGTTTGCTGCCAGCTGAGCGGATGTTCAAAATAGACGTGAACTTCAGATTCTAA
- a CDS encoding DUF5658 family protein: MHITFSKESIVLIAICLADMLFTILVIAMGKAVEANPLMAECIRRGFWHFCLVKIGVVIPLVVLAEWYKNYNPVFVRKALRVGITGYISLYFGVLLAVNLF, translated from the coding sequence ATGCACATTACTTTTAGCAAAGAGAGTATTGTACTGATTGCAATATGCCTAGCCGATATGCTGTTCACCATCTTAGTTATTGCGATGGGCAAAGCGGTGGAGGCAAACCCACTAATGGCTGAATGCATTCGCAGGGGCTTTTGGCATTTCTGTTTGGTTAAGATTGGTGTTGTTATTCCGCTAGTAGTGCTTGCTGAGTGGTATAAGAACTATAACCCGGTTTTTGTGCGGAAAGCTCTACGCGTGGGAATCACGGGGTATATTAGTCTATATTTCGGCGTACTGCTTGCCGTTAATCTTTTTTAA
- a CDS encoding DUF6067 family protein — MFRRALIPIFALIAISASAEKVISPLVTVRMIPELKAVAHIMKNGKSPNNTALDFMRNFPTSISGFVGFRSKSLPTMQTEVRLAYDNANLYIAFRCFDPNAQNLSSKVLERDGPAWRDDSVEVFLDPKCDSKTFFHLVANCAGTRFDSRGQSTDGKSWDGNWSVVTNSEKYAWTATFIIPFDSLGVSAPKPGEVWKANFARHQISRQEFSTWSPVEVEFNEPSNFGRIVFQGNDALIASISPTQILLPKKHQFKIKISNPTKKIVSIHAEAMLDEKLISLGSSKLLPGDSELNVSVSVPEGKHKLSLAVLESPTKREIVRGAPVSINITPNRARLEKYRAIVRNCMAKTPEISKAVGQLKLKLNEILSFSLTANTSTEKWAKFTEKLDAIERDVARARYACADKESKGYLLAPEVSLNKVFREKLFEGEIGAPLKLSLARNEYESGQVLILPYARALRDVKVAVSPLKGPGGAVIPTDRIKLELVDYVKTRKPRYDVEYVGWWPDPLLEMKTFDVSPDFIQPIWLTVHAPADIPAGVYKGVITIKPANAPESSLPIEVKVWNFSLPTTLHLKTAFALFPHEISAWYGGMTEEIKLRYYEFMLEHRLNPTNIYTNTPAPSKEDLPFCIQRGLNAFCLAYTHNRDKNGRAELAKMIKEYEAFLKERGWWDKAYLYGFDEIKPDKYAELRDMYGWVKKEFPDLPRMCTVAPNKELKGYVDIWVPLTSNWQQSDAEEYTKAADEVWWYVCCVPAHPYPNFFIDYPAIDPRVIFWMNWKYRIPGFLYYAVNNWTTNRVAAGLPEEHRAHEDPKALEAIREGKRWPDVPWNTFTFDDYNGDGHLIYPGPGGKPFSSIRLECIRDGIEDYEYFYLLSKLACKADSNSKGKIQKVLAVSDTVVRSPKEYTLDPHVLLKAREEVAELIEKLSAKN; from the coding sequence ATGTTTCGCCGTGCCCTAATACCCATTTTTGCTTTAATTGCGATATCTGCCTCAGCGGAAAAGGTAATTTCACCACTGGTCACTGTGCGCATGATACCCGAACTAAAAGCAGTAGCGCACATAATGAAAAATGGCAAATCTCCTAATAACACTGCGCTTGATTTTATGCGAAACTTTCCCACTTCAATATCGGGATTTGTTGGGTTTAGGAGCAAAAGCTTGCCTACTATGCAGACCGAGGTTCGTCTTGCTTATGATAATGCCAACCTGTACATTGCCTTTCGATGCTTTGACCCAAATGCCCAGAACCTTAGTTCCAAAGTTTTGGAAAGAGACGGCCCAGCATGGAGAGACGACTCGGTCGAGGTTTTCCTTGATCCCAAATGCGATAGCAAGACATTCTTTCACTTGGTCGCAAACTGCGCGGGAACAAGGTTCGACTCTAGAGGCCAGTCAACCGATGGAAAATCCTGGGACGGCAATTGGTCGGTAGTAACAAATAGTGAAAAATACGCATGGACGGCTACTTTCATCATTCCATTCGATTCATTGGGAGTGTCAGCGCCAAAGCCAGGCGAAGTATGGAAAGCAAACTTCGCTAGGCACCAGATATCAAGACAAGAGTTCAGTACGTGGTCTCCCGTTGAAGTAGAATTTAATGAACCATCTAACTTTGGGCGCATAGTATTCCAAGGCAATGACGCGCTTATCGCATCCATAAGCCCTACTCAAATTCTCCTCCCAAAGAAACATCAGTTCAAAATTAAGATTTCAAATCCCACGAAGAAGATAGTATCCATTCATGCAGAAGCTATGCTTGACGAAAAGTTGATTTCTTTGGGAAGCAGTAAGTTACTGCCGGGAGATTCGGAATTGAATGTTTCGGTAAGTGTTCCAGAGGGCAAGCATAAATTAAGCCTCGCAGTATTGGAAAGTCCGACGAAGCGTGAAATCGTCAGGGGTGCTCCGGTTTCTATCAACATCACTCCAAATCGTGCTCGTTTGGAAAAATACCGCGCAATCGTGCGGAATTGTATGGCCAAAACTCCAGAGATTTCAAAAGCTGTTGGCCAACTAAAACTGAAACTTAATGAGATACTCTCTTTCTCGCTAACGGCAAATACAAGCACTGAAAAGTGGGCCAAATTTACAGAGAAACTGGATGCCATAGAAAGAGATGTCGCACGCGCACGATATGCTTGCGCCGACAAAGAAAGCAAGGGATACTTACTCGCGCCAGAGGTTTCACTAAATAAAGTATTCCGAGAAAAGCTTTTTGAAGGCGAAATTGGGGCTCCCTTAAAGCTAAGTTTAGCTCGAAACGAATATGAATCAGGCCAGGTACTCATACTACCATACGCTCGTGCACTCAGAGACGTCAAGGTAGCCGTTTCGCCGCTTAAAGGTCCTGGTGGCGCCGTCATACCGACAGATAGAATTAAGCTCGAATTAGTGGATTATGTAAAGACCAGAAAGCCTAGATACGACGTTGAATATGTCGGCTGGTGGCCTGACCCTCTTCTTGAAATGAAGACATTCGACGTTTCGCCCGACTTCATCCAGCCTATCTGGCTAACAGTGCATGCGCCTGCAGATATTCCAGCAGGAGTCTACAAAGGGGTAATCACCATCAAGCCAGCCAACGCCCCGGAATCCTCACTGCCAATTGAGGTTAAGGTTTGGAATTTTTCGCTTCCAACCACATTGCACTTAAAGACAGCCTTTGCATTGTTTCCTCATGAAATTTCCGCATGGTATGGTGGCATGACAGAAGAAATTAAGCTCAGGTATTACGAATTCATGCTCGAACATCGCCTCAATCCAACCAATATTTACACTAATACACCTGCCCCAAGTAAAGAGGATCTACCATTTTGCATACAGCGTGGCCTGAATGCCTTTTGCCTTGCCTACACACACAATAGGGATAAAAATGGCAGGGCTGAATTGGCCAAAATGATTAAGGAATATGAGGCTTTTCTCAAAGAAAGAGGGTGGTGGGACAAAGCATACCTGTATGGCTTCGACGAAATCAAACCCGATAAATACGCCGAACTTCGCGACATGTACGGTTGGGTAAAAAAAGAGTTCCCAGACTTGCCTCGGATGTGCACTGTTGCTCCGAATAAAGAATTGAAAGGTTATGTTGACATTTGGGTACCGCTAACTTCTAACTGGCAACAGAGTGATGCTGAGGAATATACAAAAGCAGCTGATGAAGTCTGGTGGTATGTTTGCTGTGTGCCAGCACATCCATATCCAAATTTCTTCATTGATTATCCAGCGATAGACCCGCGGGTCATCTTTTGGATGAATTGGAAGTACCGCATACCCGGATTTCTCTATTATGCTGTGAATAACTGGACTACAAACCGAGTAGCAGCTGGCTTGCCAGAAGAGCATCGGGCGCATGAAGACCCAAAAGCCTTAGAAGCCATAAGAGAAGGAAAGCGCTGGCCTGATGTGCCTTGGAACACCTTTACTTTCGACGACTATAATGGCGACGGCCATCTTATTTACCCAGGTCCGGGTGGAAAGCCTTTTAGCTCAATTAGGTTGGAATGCATCCGTGACGGCATCGAGGACTATGAATACTTCTATTTGTTAAGCAAATTAGCCTGCAAGGCAGATTCCAACTCTAAAGGCAAAATTCAAAAGGTTCTCGCGGTTAGCGACACGGTAGTACGTTCACCGAAGGAATATACTCTCGACCCGCACGTTTTATTAAAAGCAAGAGAAGAGGTCGCAGAACTTATTGAAAAGCTATCTGCAAAGAACTAA
- a CDS encoding Gfo/Idh/MocA family oxidoreductase translates to MEKVRMAVIGVGGMGAYHANYLRAGEVKGAELTAVCDIDESKLAKWSDLPTFKDSKELIRSGLVDAVLIATPHYDHTTIGIDAMQLGIHVLTEKPIAVHKADAERMIEAQKAKNVVFAAMFQMRTEPLWKKIKQLVDNGELGEIVRINWIVTDWFRTEAYYASGGWRATWRGEGGGVLLNQCPHNLDLLQWIFGMPSRIRAFCRFGAYHDIEVEDQVSAYLEYPNGATGVFITSTGEAPGTNRLEVAGDRGKLVYENGKISFTRNEVLASEFLRTSPMAFAKPPIWNVDIPFSGERGGHKVITQNFVDAILTGTPLIAPAAEGINSVEIANCMLYSTWTDSTVELPLDSAAYEAALKERIATSRYVKKTVEKAEEDITTSFK, encoded by the coding sequence ATGGAAAAAGTTAGAATGGCAGTAATAGGCGTCGGCGGGATGGGAGCATATCACGCAAACTACCTGAGAGCTGGCGAAGTCAAAGGGGCAGAGCTCACAGCTGTATGCGATATTGACGAAAGCAAGCTGGCTAAGTGGTCAGACTTGCCAACTTTTAAAGATAGCAAAGAGCTGATTCGCTCTGGGCTGGTTGATGCGGTGCTAATTGCTACACCGCATTATGATCATACGACCATTGGCATTGATGCCATGCAGCTGGGCATTCACGTTCTCACCGAGAAGCCGATTGCTGTGCACAAAGCTGATGCTGAGCGGATGATTGAGGCGCAAAAGGCAAAAAACGTTGTCTTTGCTGCAATGTTCCAAATGCGAACGGAGCCGCTGTGGAAAAAGATTAAGCAGCTAGTGGACAACGGCGAGCTGGGCGAAATTGTTCGGATAAACTGGATCGTAACCGATTGGTTCCGAACAGAGGCATACTACGCCAGCGGTGGATGGCGCGCGACGTGGCGTGGCGAAGGTGGTGGAGTGCTACTTAACCAATGCCCACACAACCTAGATCTTCTGCAGTGGATATTTGGCATGCCATCCAGAATTCGAGCGTTCTGCAGATTTGGAGCATACCATGACATTGAAGTCGAAGACCAAGTCAGTGCCTACTTGGAATATCCCAACGGTGCAACTGGCGTGTTCATAACAAGCACGGGCGAAGCACCAGGAACGAATAGGCTGGAGGTTGCCGGCGATAGGGGTAAGCTCGTCTATGAAAACGGAAAGATATCTTTTACCAGGAACGAAGTTCTTGCATCCGAATTCCTCCGCACTTCACCAATGGCATTTGCAAAACCACCTATCTGGAATGTAGATATACCATTTAGTGGAGAGCGTGGTGGGCACAAAGTAATCACACAGAACTTTGTTGATGCAATATTGACTGGCACGCCGCTTATTGCTCCGGCGGCTGAAGGCATCAATTCGGTTGAGATTGCGAATTGCATGCTTTATTCGACTTGGACCGATTCAACGGTAGAGCTTCCTCTTGATTCGGCGGCGTATGAGGCGGCGCTGAAGGAGCGAATTGCAACTTCGCGCTATGTAAAGAAAACAGTGGAGAAGGCAGAGGAAGATATTACTACTTCATTCAAGTAG